From one Candidatus Dadabacteria bacterium genomic stretch:
- the purM gene encoding phosphoribosylformylglycinamidine cyclo-ligase — MVTENKLTYARSGVDTEEADRFVSLIKPLVEATHGGEVFKSYGGFAGLYMLPGGKRYLVGATDGVGTKLKIAFETGKLNTVGIDLVAMCVNDMLTCGAKPLFFLDYIATGKLDPERMAGVVEGIASGCSEAGCALLGGETAEMPGFYADKEFDLAGFSVGIVEKDRHISGRKVSPGDEIISVPSSGVHSNGYSLIRKALFEEQNQSPDETPEGFSRTLGDELLEPTKIYARALGGVFEDFDIHSAAHITGGGLTGNIPRSLPAGCRAIIEKSSWEIPPVFAFIKERARLEESDMFSVFNCGIGMTLTVRPADSGAVIRRLESEGCEGARVVGKVEKRDGKPGVVFI; from the coding sequence GTGGTAACGGAAAACAAACTTACATACGCCCGCTCCGGAGTTGACACGGAGGAGGCGGACAGGTTTGTCAGTCTCATCAAGCCGCTGGTGGAAGCCACTCACGGCGGTGAGGTTTTCAAATCCTACGGCGGCTTTGCCGGTCTCTACATGCTTCCCGGCGGCAAGCGCTACCTTGTTGGAGCGACGGACGGGGTCGGAACAAAACTCAAAATAGCGTTTGAGACCGGAAAACTGAACACGGTCGGCATAGACCTTGTCGCCATGTGCGTGAACGACATGCTCACTTGCGGCGCAAAGCCGCTTTTCTTCCTTGACTACATTGCGACCGGAAAACTGGACCCCGAAAGAATGGCCGGGGTTGTGGAGGGAATAGCAAGCGGCTGCTCGGAGGCGGGGTGCGCGCTTCTGGGCGGCGAGACCGCCGAAATGCCGGGGTTTTACGCGGACAAAGAGTTTGACCTCGCCGGTTTTTCAGTCGGCATTGTGGAGAAAGACCGCCACATAAGCGGGCGCAAGGTCTCCCCCGGAGATGAGATAATCTCCGTCCCGTCAAGCGGCGTTCACTCAAACGGTTACTCGCTCATAAGAAAGGCGTTGTTTGAAGAACAGAACCAGTCTCCCGATGAAACGCCGGAGGGGTTTTCCCGCACGCTTGGGGATGAACTTCTTGAGCCCACAAAGATATACGCCCGCGCGCTTGGCGGTGTGTTTGAAGATTTTGACATTCATTCCGCCGCCCACATAACGGGCGGCGGCCTCACCGGCAACATTCCCCGCTCTCTGCCCGCCGGATGCCGTGCGATTATTGAAAAATCGTCATGGGAAATCCCGCCCGTATTCGCCTTTATCAAAGAACGCGCCCGTCTGGAGGAAAGCGACATGTTTTCCGTTTTTAACTGCGGAATCGGAATGACGCTCACCGTCCGCCCGGCGGATTCAGGCGCGGTCATAAGGCGGCTTGAATCGGAAGGATGTGAAGGGGCGCGGGTCGTGGGAAAGGTTGAAAAGAGAGACGGCAAACCGGGCGTTGTATTTATATAG
- a CDS encoding TonB family protein — protein sequence MEKNRRARSRQRKRRLTISLVLALLLHLLLAALGGRAFTVPVAVEDRREQLLEITDFIPEEETPDAVVEDAKAYSEKTYASEQNKVKRGTYGAPPPSVPASPPPSPETAEQSQASEDDEQFSAERKVAGRLISEAIRANLREIYIRPENRRPGNDGDHRGTSDENDFSVRVPQDKYVSYIQKFRSRVQNAWRPNRVFAPNVPASQDISTVLLVEVKNDGRVGSIEISKSSGVRAFDIEAVRSVQAAAPYSPFPRSWGDQPTFTFSFGFRVIGDGPI from the coding sequence GTGGAAAAAAACAGGCGCGCGCGAAGCCGGCAGAGAAAAAGGCGGCTGACAATTTCACTTGTTCTGGCGCTGCTCCTTCATCTGCTGCTTGCGGCGCTTGGCGGCAGGGCTTTCACTGTTCCGGTCGCCGTTGAGGACAGAAGAGAGCAACTGCTTGAAATAACAGACTTTATACCGGAAGAGGAAACTCCGGACGCCGTTGTGGAGGACGCAAAGGCGTATTCTGAAAAGACATACGCGTCCGAACAGAACAAGGTAAAGCGCGGCACATACGGCGCGCCCCCGCCATCCGTTCCCGCTTCCCCGCCCCCCTCCCCTGAGACCGCCGAGCAATCTCAGGCGAGCGAGGATGACGAGCAGTTTTCCGCCGAACGGAAGGTCGCAGGGCGGCTGATAAGCGAAGCCATCAGGGCGAACTTGCGCGAAATCTATATCCGCCCGGAAAACAGAAGGCCCGGCAATGACGGAGACCACAGGGGAACTTCGGATGAAAACGATTTCAGCGTCCGGGTCCCTCAGGACAAGTATGTGTCGTATATTCAGAAATTCAGAAGCCGGGTGCAGAATGCGTGGAGGCCGAACCGCGTTTTTGCCCCCAATGTTCCGGCAAGTCAGGACATCTCCACCGTTCTGCTGGTGGAGGTGAAAAATGACGGACGGGTCGGCTCAATAGAAATATCCAAGTCGTCCGGGGTTCGGGCGTTTGACATTGAAGCGGTGAGAAGCGTGCAGGCCGCCGCCCCCTACAGCCCCTTTCCCCGGAGTTGGGGCGACCAGCCGACCTTCACGTTTTCTTTCGGGTTCAGGGTTATCGGCGACGGCCCTATATAA